The nucleotide window AGGCCGGTGAAGCCGATGACGAAGGCCGCCGTGTGCAAGCGGTTACGCGCGTGGGCCAATCCGAAAGCGAGGCCAAGGAGCACGAAGGCAAGCGCATGCTCCCCGTTCTGTCCAAGGTTTGAATGCGGCCGTTGTTCCGCCGGCCCGAGCGTCGCGAAGGCGATTGCCGCAGCAAGGCCCCAGGCGAATAGTCGAAGGATGATCGTCATCGGAATGGCATAGCACGATTTAAGCGCTTGCCATCCCATGCCCGCGGAACTGGCGATGTCTGTGGTTAATCGCCTTTCAGAGCGGCTCCCGTACGCTCATACCGTGCATGAAGCGCTCCCGGATCTGCACGGGATCGCGGCGGGTGGTGCCGACGCCCGGCTTGTCGTCGATGCGGACGCCGATCAGCGTCGGCCCCGCGGCCGACATGGACTGCTCGATCAGGCGTTCGAAATCCTCCTCGTCCGCCGCCCAGGCGCTGTTGGCGAGCCCGCTCGCGACCGCGATAGCGACGATGTCGGCGACGGCCGCACCCGGCGTCGGTTGCGCGCCGGTGATCTGGTAGATGCCGTTGTCCATTACCACCATGGTGAGGTTTTTCGGCGCAAGCGTCGCGATCGTCGACAGCGACCCCAGTTGCATCAACAGCGAGCCGTCGCCTTCGAGCGCGAATACGCGGCGTTCCGGTTGCGCGAGCGCGACGCCGAGCGCGATCGGGAAGGCGAGTCCCATGCTGCCGAGCATGTAGAAATTCTGCGGCCGGTGGCCGGCGGCCCACAGGTCGAAATTGGTGTTGCCGATGCCGCCGATCACGGCTTCCTCGTTCTTCAGCTTCGCCACCAGCCGCGAGGTGAGATCAAAGCGGTTCATGACCTTGGTATTGCGGGCAGGGGTCTCGTTGGTCATGGGATCGCTCACTTGTCAAAAACCTTGCCGCCGGTCAGAAGCGGCGAGAGGATCAGCGCCACCGGCGCCTGCGTGGTGATGGCCTGCTTGATGGAGCGGTCGACGATGAATTCGAACTCGTCGAGCCTTGTCGCGGTGTGGTG belongs to Bradyrhizobium icense and includes:
- a CDS encoding VanZ family protein — its product is MTIILRLFAWGLAAAIAFATLGPAEQRPHSNLGQNGEHALAFVLLGLAFGLAHARNRLHTAAFVIGFTGLIEILQFWAPGRHARLEDFVVDALAASVGLAAAAVLDWKIRRPRHSAS
- a CDS encoding thiamine pyrophosphate-dependent enzyme, with protein sequence MTNETPARNTKVMNRFDLTSRLVAKLKNEEAVIGGIGNTNFDLWAAGHRPQNFYMLGSMGLAFPIALGVALAQPERRVFALEGDGSLLMQLGSLSTIATLAPKNLTMVVMDNGIYQITGAQPTPGAAVADIVAIAVASGLANSAWAADEEDFERLIEQSMSAAGPTLIGVRIDDKPGVGTTRRDPVQIRERFMHGMSVREPL